Within the Streptomyces sp. NBC_00554 genome, the region ATGGACCGCATGACCAGCACGCCCCCGCCCAGCAGCCTGGACCCCGAGATCGCCGCGCGCCTCAAGCGCGCCGCCGACGGGCTCGTCCCCGCCATCGCCCAGCAGTACGACACCGGTGAGGTGCTGATGCTCGGCTGGATGGACGACGAGGCGCTGCATCGCACGCTCACCACGGGCCGCTGCACGTACTGGTCGCGCAGCCGCCAGGAGTACTGGGTCAAGGGCGACACCTCCGGCCACTTCCAGCACGTGAAGTCCGTCGCCCTGGACTGCGACGCCGACACCGTGCTCGTCAAGGTCGACCAGGTGGGCGCGGCGTG harbors:
- the hisI gene encoding phosphoribosyl-AMP cyclohydrolase, which gives rise to MTSTPPPSSLDPEIAARLKRAADGLVPAIAQQYDTGEVLMLGWMDDEALHRTLTTGRCTYWSRSRQEYWVKGDTSGHFQHVKSVALDCDADTVLVKVDQVGAACHTGARTCFDADVLLKDADGPIEGADSGVPARDQ